From the Diospyros lotus cultivar Yz01 chromosome 13, ASM1463336v1, whole genome shotgun sequence genome, one window contains:
- the LOC127788205 gene encoding acetylajmalan esterase-like, with amino-acid sequence MFTGNLIRESTIGVGTPFAKLPNGETYFKNATGRCSNGLLMINYLAMATSLPFLDPYMNTSGDFGHGVNFAVAGSTTLPVDFLAKKNISTMVTHSSLEVQLGWMSTHFNFTCHNERDCLEMLKSSLFMVGEIGGNDYNYAFLGGKTMEEIKDIVPDVIQAITDAVRTVIQYGAVRVVVLGNFPIGCFPLYLTVFEANDTTAYDEHHCLKELNGLSIYHNNHLKKAIKELKQEFPNAVIVYGDYYNAFEWLFVEAPYIGFDDTSLQKACCGIGGKYNFNLFKNCGVHEVSVCLNPNEFISWDGVHLTQHAYLIMTRRLVEDMLPQLLCNFI; translated from the exons ATGTTTACAG GTAATTTAATTCGCGAGAGTACAATTGGTGTTGGAACACCGTTTGCTAAGCTTCCTAATGGGGAAACTTATTTCAAGAATGCAACCGGACGTTGCTCGAATGGATTGTTGATGATCAATTATTTGg CGATGGCGACGAGCTTACCTTTCCTAGACCCGTACATGAATACGAGTGGAGACTTTGGACATGGAGTAAATTTTGCAGTTGCAGGCTCTACAACACTGCCTGTGGATTTTCTAGccaagaaaaatatttcaactatGGTTACACATAGTTCACTTGAAGTACAACTTGGTTGGATGTCTACACATTTTAACTTTACTTGTCATAACGAAAGAG ATTGTTTGGAGATGCTTAAGAGTTCCCTTTTCATGGTTGGAGAGATTGGAGGTAATGATTATAATTATGCTTTCTTGGGAGGTAAAACTATGGAAGAGATAAAGGATATCGTACCCGATGTTATACAAGCCATTACTGACGCTGTTAGA ACTGTTATTCAATATGGAGCTGTTCGAGTGGTGGTTCTCGGTAATTTTCCAATAGGTTGTTTTCCACTTTACCTTACTGTTTTTGAGGCTAACGACACGACAGCCTATGACGAGCATCATTGTTTGAAAGAGCTAAATGGCCTATCAATCTACCACAATAATCACTTAAAGAAGGCCattaaagaattaaaacaaGAATTTCCTAATGCTGTCATTGTATACGGCGATTACTATAATGCTTTCGAATGGCTTTTCGTGGAGGCCCCATATATTG GATTTGATGACACATCTCTTCAGAAAGCATGTTGTGGCATTGGAGGTAAATACAATTTCAATCTATTCAAAAATTGTGGAGTTCACGAGGTGTCTGTTTGTTTAAATCCAAATGAATTCATCAGTTGGGACGGGGTGCATTTAACGCAACATGCTTATCTAATTATGACTAGAAGGCTTGTCGAGGACATGCTACCCCAACTTCTTTGCAATTTTATTTAG